From the Triplophysa rosa unplaced genomic scaffold, Trosa_1v2 scaffold188_ERROPOS281808, whole genome shotgun sequence genome, one window contains:
- the LOC130549865 gene encoding putative uncharacterized protein DDB_G0290521 → MSENEIIPIDNSVNDQGPLASSSDGQHSSARQDTSDKPAAAPRGRRPSRASSTTARRSGAQSPPPSRQPSRSPASSYASIRPAYQNVDCPRITASPNQRRCPLARRMNKAELYGLYSSLQPDSLAAQPATPFKATGKPRQVRNSPYLQPDQTPTRRGRRSESRRSGPSASLGRTQTPDPPACSLFPFSRAPAGSISGHHPSPPHLEPPQQREHGSASGVGSPTHPPDLLLQSPSRSMARCPAVKL, encoded by the coding sequence ATGTCAGAGAACGAAATAATCCCTATTGACAACTCCGTCAACGATCAGGGTCCTTTGGCATCCTCAAGCGATGGCCAGCACAGCAGCGCCCGCCAGGATACCTCAGACAAACCCGCGGCTGCTCCAAGGGGCCGTCGGCCCTCCCGCGCCTCTTCTACTACCGCGAGACGCAGTGGCGCGCAGTCACCACCGCCTTCCAGGCAGCCGTCGCGGTCTCCAGCTTCCTCCTATGCATCTATCCGTCCCGCCTATCAAAATGTGGACTGTCCTAGGATTACGGCAAGCCCTAATCAACGCAGATGTCCACTTGCTCGACGGATGAACAAGGCTGAACTGTACGGTTTGTACTCCTCCCTGCAACCGGATTCCCTGGCGGCACAACCTGCCACTCCTTTTAAGGCCACAGGAAAGCCGAGGCAGGTCCGTAATTCCCCATATTTACAGCCGGATCAAACTCCAACGAGGAGGGGCCGCCGGTCCGAAAGCCGCCGCAGCGGTCCCTCTGCAAGCTTGGGCCGCACCCAGACGCCAGATCCGCCCGCCTGCAGCCTCTTCCCCTTCAGCCGAGCTCCAGCAGGCAGCATCTCCGGGCACCATCCAAGCCCACCACACCTTGAGCCGCCCCAGCAGCGTGAGCATGGCTCCGCAAGCGGCGTCGGCTCACCCACACATCCTCCCGATCTCCTCCTCCAATCCCCGTCCAGGTCAATGGCCCGCTGCCCCGCCGTCAAACTCTAG